Proteins encoded together in one Planctomyces sp. SH-PL14 window:
- a CDS encoding DUF4175 family protein, whose protein sequence is MIQTRLRMQLDRVAARYRRLRTWQVLAVVWLLAALLGAVVLGVRIATSLPASAVIPVLCLAPCVLAAVGLWWVFRSAANEEWVARQLEQRFPDLKQSLLAAIELRPDLPDGRFGFLQASVIQQALDHSRKNPWAEIVSRRQLLFAAFANVATFLLFVVVVVAVARFVPPAMAAGLVAEPLRALLPGNGFAVTVEPGDTEVEKGTSLLVLARIAGTMPPQATLHFHPEGGEVSVLAMSASLSDPVFGGRIPSVDRTLTYHVDAEGQVSPTYRATVFEYPRLERADAKLVFPAYTGMEERLLQDVRTVSVVEGTSVTLRCKLNKPVVSAVLADLAKETPQPPIVLAAASEPATYEVTLLCTETRKYRLDLVDDAGRKNVKPAEFRINVNPNRPPTIKPLFPGRDMELSAIEELDVRATIVDDFGLPKAGVSYSLAGKDPVDVTLIENGKARDKREIASQIRLEELDAKPDELLSYFWWADDIGPDGQLRRTASDMYFGEVRPFEELFRQGQPQPRGAQQQQQQQGQSPAGQQAEELAKLQKDIINATWKVLRREITKTVTPAFQSDVEQLEASQQQALEMANELRSKVQDEKSKGYVQDILRHMSTAITELERSHDKQEPEALRPALSAEQAAYQGLLKLRAREHEIVRQQQQQGQGQGAGRSQQQRQQMNQLDLKDQESRYETERTAQQRQEETAEQRENRQVLNRLRELARRQTDLNERLKELQTALTAAETEQQKEEVRKQLKRLQDEQRQILQDTEELQSRLDQPENSERLSEQREQLQETREEVRKASESLENERVTQAAAAGTRAEEQFDELREEFRRRASEGFTDEMRQMRQAARELDEKEKELAQKIKDEASPPMGQAPTLREQGPQGREKIGEELSQQRQRFSDLQEQMRQTIDEAAETEPLLSERLYETARDARDTEVDRALQVSEQAIRRGFAEDAQRIESIANQGIEKLRQGIEKAADGVIGDDTEALRRARQELQTLSRDLNGEMTRNGAEPPQRPGDQTPRDGAAAGQREGNEEPMSSQHIGEDPSQPGQLGQPEGESPMPREGERPGQSRRSQSQPGRETPGEGTAGEPMEGEPGERPGQGTAERPETESPMPGQQPGPQPGQGRGQRSPMNGGSPMPGGQPGGEPMPAGEPGEQPMEGQAGQNPSGQSPSGQGQQPGGQQPGQPGPRGQQGQRGQRGQQGQSGQQGEADSPMPGEGQGQGGGQGTGNRPRGNQTDPRQRGARQPSRLSDGPRPDGSPNGGGAITSGGGNIEMAPQERSPLVGEDFREWSDRLRDVEEMVDDPEMRALAARIREQARAMRAEFKRHSKEPNWDLVRRQVAEPLIELENRVAQELLRRAGKKALVPLDRDPVAPEYAEKTRRYYERLGGAGGG, encoded by the coding sequence ATGATTCAGACCCGTTTGCGGATGCAGCTCGACCGCGTCGCGGCCCGCTACCGGCGGCTCCGGACCTGGCAGGTTCTGGCGGTCGTCTGGCTCCTCGCCGCCCTCCTGGGAGCGGTCGTTCTCGGCGTCCGGATCGCGACGTCGCTCCCGGCCTCCGCCGTGATTCCGGTCCTGTGCCTCGCGCCCTGTGTCCTCGCCGCCGTCGGCCTCTGGTGGGTCTTCCGCTCCGCCGCCAACGAGGAGTGGGTCGCCCGGCAGCTCGAACAGCGGTTCCCGGACCTCAAGCAGTCGCTCCTGGCGGCGATCGAGCTCCGTCCCGATCTTCCCGACGGGCGGTTCGGCTTCCTCCAGGCGAGCGTCATCCAGCAGGCGCTCGACCACTCCCGCAAGAACCCGTGGGCCGAGATCGTCTCCCGCCGGCAGCTCCTCTTTGCCGCGTTCGCCAATGTCGCCACGTTCCTGCTGTTTGTCGTGGTCGTCGTGGCGGTCGCCCGCTTCGTTCCGCCCGCGATGGCGGCCGGCCTTGTCGCCGAGCCGCTCAGGGCGCTCCTCCCGGGGAACGGCTTCGCGGTGACGGTCGAGCCGGGCGATACCGAGGTCGAGAAGGGGACAAGTCTTCTCGTTCTGGCCCGGATCGCGGGGACGATGCCGCCGCAGGCGACGCTTCACTTCCATCCCGAAGGGGGCGAGGTGTCGGTACTCGCGATGTCGGCCAGCCTGAGCGACCCGGTCTTCGGCGGACGGATTCCGTCGGTCGACCGGACCCTCACGTACCATGTCGATGCCGAAGGGCAGGTCTCGCCGACCTATCGGGCCACGGTGTTCGAGTACCCGCGGCTCGAACGGGCCGACGCGAAGCTCGTCTTCCCCGCCTACACCGGGATGGAGGAGCGGCTCCTGCAGGATGTCCGGACCGTCTCGGTCGTCGAGGGGACGAGCGTCACGCTCCGCTGCAAACTCAATAAGCCGGTGGTGAGCGCCGTGCTGGCCGATCTCGCCAAGGAGACCCCGCAGCCGCCGATCGTCCTCGCCGCCGCGTCCGAGCCGGCGACCTATGAGGTGACGCTCCTCTGCACCGAGACCCGCAAGTACCGGCTCGACCTCGTCGACGACGCCGGCCGGAAGAACGTCAAACCGGCCGAGTTCCGGATCAACGTCAACCCGAACCGCCCGCCGACGATCAAGCCCCTCTTTCCCGGCCGGGACATGGAGCTCTCGGCGATCGAGGAGCTCGACGTGCGGGCCACGATCGTCGACGACTTTGGCCTCCCGAAGGCCGGAGTCTCCTACTCCCTGGCCGGCAAGGACCCGGTCGATGTGACGCTGATCGAAAACGGCAAAGCCCGCGACAAGCGGGAGATCGCGTCGCAGATCCGCCTCGAAGAGCTCGACGCCAAGCCGGACGAGCTCCTCTCCTATTTCTGGTGGGCGGACGACATCGGTCCCGACGGCCAGCTCCGCCGGACCGCGAGCGACATGTACTTCGGCGAGGTCCGGCCGTTCGAAGAGCTCTTCCGCCAGGGGCAGCCGCAGCCGCGGGGGGCCCAGCAGCAGCAACAGCAGCAGGGCCAGAGTCCTGCCGGGCAGCAGGCGGAGGAGCTGGCGAAGCTCCAGAAGGACATCATCAACGCCACCTGGAAGGTCCTCCGCCGGGAGATCACCAAGACCGTCACGCCCGCCTTCCAGAGCGACGTCGAGCAGCTCGAAGCGTCGCAGCAGCAGGCGCTCGAGATGGCGAACGAGCTCCGCTCGAAGGTGCAGGACGAGAAGTCCAAGGGCTACGTTCAGGACATCCTGCGGCACATGTCGACGGCGATCACGGAACTCGAACGGTCGCACGACAAGCAGGAGCCCGAGGCCCTGCGGCCGGCTCTTTCGGCCGAGCAGGCGGCCTACCAGGGGCTGCTCAAGCTGCGGGCCCGGGAGCACGAGATCGTCCGGCAACAGCAGCAGCAAGGCCAGGGGCAGGGAGCCGGGCGGTCCCAGCAGCAGCGGCAGCAGATGAACCAGCTCGATCTCAAGGACCAGGAGAGCCGGTACGAGACCGAGCGGACCGCGCAGCAGCGGCAGGAAGAGACCGCCGAGCAGCGGGAGAACCGGCAGGTCCTCAATCGCCTCCGCGAGCTCGCCCGCCGGCAGACCGACCTCAACGAGCGTCTGAAGGAGCTCCAGACGGCGCTGACGGCAGCCGAGACCGAACAGCAGAAGGAAGAGGTCCGCAAGCAGCTCAAGCGGCTGCAGGACGAGCAGCGCCAGATCCTTCAGGACACGGAAGAGCTCCAGTCGCGGCTCGACCAGCCGGAGAACTCGGAGCGGCTCTCGGAGCAGCGGGAGCAGCTGCAGGAGACCCGCGAGGAAGTCCGGAAGGCGTCGGAGTCGCTGGAGAATGAGCGGGTCACGCAGGCGGCCGCGGCCGGGACGCGGGCCGAGGAGCAGTTCGACGAGCTGCGGGAAGAGTTCCGCCGCCGTGCCTCGGAAGGGTTCACCGACGAGATGCGGCAGATGCGGCAGGCGGCCCGCGAGCTCGACGAGAAGGAGAAGGAGCTGGCGCAGAAGATCAAGGACGAAGCGAGCCCTCCGATGGGCCAGGCCCCGACCCTGCGCGAGCAGGGACCGCAGGGACGGGAGAAGATTGGCGAGGAACTGTCGCAGCAGCGGCAGCGGTTCTCGGACCTGCAGGAGCAGATGCGGCAGACGATCGACGAGGCGGCCGAGACCGAGCCCCTCCTGTCCGAGCGGCTGTACGAGACCGCCCGCGACGCCCGCGACACCGAAGTCGACCGGGCCCTGCAGGTCTCCGAGCAGGCGATCCGCCGGGGCTTCGCGGAGGATGCCCAGCGGATCGAATCGATCGCCAATCAGGGAATCGAAAAACTCCGGCAGGGGATCGAGAAAGCGGCGGATGGCGTCATCGGCGACGACACCGAGGCCCTCCGCCGCGCCCGCCAGGAACTTCAGACTCTCTCCCGGGATCTGAACGGCGAAATGACCCGCAACGGCGCGGAGCCGCCGCAGCGGCCAGGAGACCAGACGCCCCGCGACGGAGCGGCAGCCGGCCAGCGGGAGGGGAACGAAGAGCCGATGTCGTCGCAGCACATCGGCGAAGATCCCTCGCAGCCGGGACAGCTTGGGCAGCCGGAAGGCGAATCGCCGATGCCGCGCGAAGGGGAGCGGCCCGGACAGAGTCGCCGGTCGCAGTCCCAGCCGGGCCGCGAGACGCCGGGCGAAGGAACGGCCGGGGAGCCGATGGAGGGCGAGCCCGGGGAACGTCCGGGTCAGGGAACGGCAGAGCGGCCGGAGACCGAGTCGCCGATGCCGGGACAGCAACCCGGCCCGCAGCCAGGCCAGGGGCGGGGACAGCGTTCACCAATGAACGGCGGCTCGCCGATGCCGGGGGGGCAACCCGGCGGAGAGCCGATGCCTGCCGGAGAACCGGGCGAGCAGCCGATGGAGGGCCAGGCCGGTCAGAACCCGTCCGGCCAGAGTCCATCCGGTCAGGGCCAGCAGCCCGGTGGTCAGCAGCCGGGACAGCCGGGGCCGCGGGGCCAGCAAGGCCAGCGTGGGCAGCGCGGACAGCAGGGCCAATCCGGACAACAGGGAGAAGCGGACTCGCCGATGCCCGGTGAAGGACAAGGCCAGGGCGGGGGACAAGGGACCGGAAACCGCCCGCGCGGGAACCAGACCGATCCGCGGCAACGGGGCGCTCGTCAGCCGAGCCGGCTTTCCGATGGGCCGCGGCCCGACGGGAGTCCGAACGGCGGGGGAGCGATCACGTCGGGGGGCGGGAACATCGAGATGGCCCCGCAGGAGCGCTCGCCGCTCGTCGGGGAAGATTTCCGCGAGTGGTCGGACCGGCTCCGCGACGTCGAGGAGATGGTCGACGATCCCGAGATGCGAGCCCTCGCGGCGCGGATCCGCGAACAGGCCCGCGCGATGCGGGCCGAGTTCAAGCGGCACTCCAAGGAGCCGAACTGGGACCTCGTCCGACGACAGGTCGCCGAGCCCTTGATCGAACTCGAGAACCGCGTCGCGCAGGAACTCCTTCGCCGTGCCGGGAAGAAAGCCCTCGTCCCGCTCGACCGCGACCCGGTCGCCCCCGAGTACGCCGAGAAGACCCGCCGCTACTACGAGCGGCTCGGCGGAGCGGGTGGGGGCTGA
- a CDS encoding glutamine amidotransferase has translation MPLAAIVLGARTWLAPAILLIAAALAMLAWNLSRGRPRGWAGVVAPILKSLGIVLLGVCLVEPLYTGTRPRPGSNLFLVVADTSRSLQLTNPGERESRGAGIQKQLAPDAEWLTRLGQDFDVRRYTFDSSVQPVEDFSKLEFEGESSSIATTLASLRDRFRGQPVAGILLLSDGNATDLADDAGDWKSLPPVYPVKVASGQESPDVSVSGVSVTTTNFDAAPVTIQAEFAAKAVTGKKIVVRVVDEAGKEVERRTLAADGKRLSERFLIKPEKAGISFYQVEAALEGEENKKPGEFTSEEATLANNRRYATVDRGGGPFRVLYVGGSPNWEYKFLRRSVESDDEVKLVGLLRVAKKEPKFNFLSRTGERTNPLFRGFGNDKDETAEQYDEPVLIRLGAEDQEELKGGFPKSSEDLFRYHAIVLDDIEAAFFNQDQLSLIERFVSQRGGGLLMLGGKDSFAEGGYVRTPVGDMLPVYLDRAAPSETPGEHRLKLTREGWVQPWVRVKANEQEEEKRLATMPPFRSFNRIESIKPGASVLAEVETEEGGSRPALAVQPFGRGRVGSILIGDLWRWELKRDEPKDSDFEKSWRQTVRWLVADVPQRVEVDVKRKTGPGLAPVDLVIRTRDKEYAPLDNATITVAVKTPDGREIQLVAEASDRTPGEYVASFAPRVAGTYRAEVKATDADGSEVGGRSTGWAVEPETEEFSRLTGNEALLTRMAQESGGEVLSPDGLGDFVTGLPNRKIPVVENWTYPLWHQWSVATLAMVCLIGEWALRRMKGVP, from the coding sequence TTGCCCCTCGCCGCCATTGTCCTGGGAGCCCGCACCTGGCTCGCTCCTGCGATCCTGCTGATCGCGGCCGCGCTCGCGATGCTTGCCTGGAATCTCTCCCGCGGCCGGCCGCGGGGCTGGGCCGGCGTCGTCGCGCCGATCCTCAAGTCCCTGGGGATCGTCCTGCTCGGCGTCTGTCTCGTCGAGCCGCTCTACACCGGCACGCGGCCCCGGCCGGGGAGCAACCTGTTCCTCGTCGTGGCCGATACGAGCCGCAGCCTCCAGCTCACGAACCCCGGCGAGCGGGAGTCGCGGGGGGCGGGGATTCAGAAGCAGCTCGCTCCCGATGCGGAGTGGCTGACGCGGCTGGGGCAGGATTTCGATGTCCGCCGCTACACCTTCGATTCGTCCGTCCAGCCAGTCGAGGATTTTTCGAAGCTCGAATTCGAAGGGGAGTCCTCGTCGATCGCGACGACGCTCGCCTCCCTCCGCGACCGTTTTCGCGGACAGCCGGTCGCCGGGATCCTGCTCCTCTCGGACGGCAACGCGACCGACCTCGCGGATGACGCGGGGGACTGGAAGTCGCTGCCGCCGGTCTATCCCGTGAAGGTCGCCTCGGGGCAGGAATCACCCGATGTCTCGGTCTCCGGCGTCTCGGTCACGACGACAAACTTCGACGCCGCGCCGGTCACGATCCAGGCGGAGTTTGCGGCGAAGGCGGTGACGGGGAAGAAGATCGTCGTCCGCGTCGTGGACGAGGCGGGGAAAGAGGTCGAGCGGCGGACGCTGGCGGCGGACGGAAAGCGGCTTTCGGAGCGGTTCCTCATCAAGCCCGAGAAGGCGGGGATCAGTTTCTACCAGGTCGAAGCGGCCCTCGAAGGGGAAGAGAACAAGAAGCCCGGCGAGTTCACGAGCGAGGAGGCGACGCTCGCCAACAACCGCCGCTACGCGACGGTCGACCGCGGCGGGGGCCCGTTCCGCGTTCTCTATGTGGGTGGCTCCCCGAACTGGGAGTACAAGTTCCTCCGCCGCTCGGTCGAGTCGGACGACGAGGTGAAGCTCGTCGGGCTCCTGCGGGTCGCCAAAAAGGAGCCGAAGTTCAACTTCCTGAGCCGCACGGGGGAGCGGACGAACCCCCTCTTTCGCGGCTTCGGCAACGACAAGGACGAGACCGCCGAGCAGTACGACGAGCCGGTCCTGATCCGGCTGGGGGCCGAGGACCAGGAGGAGCTCAAGGGCGGGTTTCCCAAGAGTTCGGAAGATCTCTTCCGCTACCACGCGATCGTCCTCGACGACATCGAGGCGGCGTTTTTCAACCAGGACCAGCTTTCGCTGATCGAGCGGTTCGTCAGCCAGCGGGGCGGCGGACTCCTGATGCTCGGCGGCAAGGACTCGTTCGCCGAAGGGGGTTATGTCCGGACGCCCGTCGGAGACATGCTGCCGGTCTATCTCGACCGGGCCGCCCCTTCCGAGACGCCGGGGGAGCATCGTCTCAAGCTGACCCGCGAGGGCTGGGTCCAGCCCTGGGTCCGGGTGAAGGCCAACGAGCAGGAAGAAGAGAAACGGCTCGCCACGATGCCCCCCTTCCGGTCGTTCAACCGGATCGAGTCGATCAAGCCGGGGGCTTCGGTCCTGGCGGAGGTCGAGACGGAGGAGGGGGGCTCGCGACCGGCGCTGGCGGTCCAGCCGTTCGGCCGGGGTCGGGTCGGCTCGATCCTGATCGGCGACCTCTGGCGGTGGGAGCTCAAGCGGGACGAGCCGAAGGACAGCGATTTCGAAAAGTCCTGGCGGCAGACGGTCCGCTGGCTGGTGGCGGACGTGCCGCAACGGGTTGAGGTCGATGTGAAGCGGAAGACGGGACCCGGTCTCGCGCCGGTGGACCTCGTGATCCGGACGCGGGACAAGGAGTACGCCCCGCTCGACAACGCGACGATCACGGTCGCCGTGAAAACGCCCGACGGGCGGGAGATCCAGCTCGTCGCGGAGGCGAGCGACCGGACGCCGGGAGAATACGTGGCGAGCTTTGCGCCCCGCGTCGCCGGGACCTACCGGGCCGAGGTCAAGGCGACCGATGCCGACGGGAGCGAGGTCGGGGGGCGTTCGACCGGTTGGGCGGTCGAGCCTGAGACCGAGGAGTTCTCGCGGCTCACCGGGAACGAGGCTCTCCTGACCCGGATGGCCCAGGAGAGCGGCGGCGAAGTGCTGTCGCCCGATGGACTCGGAGACTTCGTGACGGGTCTCCCCAATCGCAAGATCCCGGTCGTGGAGAACTGGACGTACCCGCTGTGGCACCAGTGGAGCGTGGCGACGCTGGCGATGGTGTGCCTGATCGGGGAATGGGCGCTGCGGCGGATGAAAGGGGTGCCGTGA
- the rpsO gene encoding 30S ribosomal protein S15 yields MTITKERKTAVISEYRRSPEDTGSPDVQVAVLTTKINTLTEHLRSHMKDHAGRRGLLMMVSRRRQLLEYVKRSDPQRYLDLIGRLNLRK; encoded by the coding sequence ATGACAATTACCAAAGAACGCAAGACCGCGGTGATCAGCGAGTACCGTCGCAGCCCGGAAGACACCGGCTCCCCGGACGTGCAGGTCGCGGTCCTGACGACCAAGATCAACACTCTGACCGAGCATCTCCGGTCCCATATGAAGGACCATGCCGGTCGCCGCGGCCTGCTGATGATGGTCAGCCGCCGCCGCCAGCTTCTCGAATACGTCAAGCGGTCCGATCCCCAGCGTTACCTGGACCTGATCGGCCGCCTGAATCTCCGCAAGTAG
- a CDS encoding polyribonucleotide nucleotidyltransferase — MKVSVSKEVAGRTVTITTGEIAKQADGAVQVQFGETLVFTAAQSGPSRPGTDFFPLTVEYRERLAAAGKFPGGFLKREGRPTQKEILTSRLTDRPIRPLFPEGYRDEVQIIASVLAFDGENDPDVWSITAASSALMVAPLPFQGPIAGARVGLIDGQFIAFPTKEQIEKSDLDLVVAGSTESILMIEGFGNKIPEEQMADALMFGHKVIKELCQLQKDLVAKIDKKPVEFKKPADNPFAGVVKTEAYEQIKAARQNPKKSERSAATAKVKEALVEKYFPNKTTALEDGRTVDQLKAAFSDLDHHVCRELTLSGNRLDGRPLNQLRNVNCDVSVIPRVHGSSLFTRGETQSLCTIVLGTVRDQQRNDSLYGEQSKGFMLEYNFPSYSVGECRPIRGPGRREIGHGALAERSLAWVLPKADAFPYTVKVISDITESNGSSSMASVCSGTLAMMDAGIPLQQPVAGISIGLVKEGSKYVLLTDIIGDEDHFGDMDFKIAGTPHGITGIQLDLKIDGINEEIIRATLAQAREARRELLKIMLTTIRRPRTELSASAPRVLSTKIDPEKIGLLIGPGGKTIRAMQEETQTTIDVVDDGTVTIAGANKQACDAAMARLEALTEEIKVGRVYMGTVSSIKDFGAFIEIAPGKDGLCHISELAEGYVKSVHDVVKVGDKLEVKVIAVDEQNRVKLSHKALLADRKED; from the coding sequence GTGAAGGTATCCGTATCGAAGGAAGTCGCTGGCCGGACAGTCACCATCACCACCGGTGAGATCGCCAAGCAGGCCGATGGGGCCGTGCAGGTTCAGTTTGGAGAAACCCTCGTCTTCACCGCCGCCCAGAGCGGCCCGTCCCGTCCCGGGACCGATTTCTTCCCCCTGACCGTCGAATACCGCGAGCGGCTGGCTGCCGCCGGTAAGTTCCCCGGCGGATTTCTGAAGCGGGAAGGCCGTCCGACGCAGAAGGAAATTCTGACGTCCCGCCTGACCGACCGCCCGATCCGCCCGCTCTTCCCGGAAGGCTACCGGGACGAAGTCCAGATCATCGCCAGCGTCCTCGCCTTTGATGGCGAGAACGATCCGGACGTCTGGTCGATCACCGCGGCCAGCAGCGCCCTGATGGTCGCGCCGCTCCCGTTCCAGGGACCGATCGCCGGTGCCCGCGTCGGCCTGATCGACGGCCAGTTCATCGCGTTCCCGACGAAGGAGCAGATCGAAAAGAGCGACCTCGACCTCGTGGTCGCGGGAAGCACGGAATCGATCCTCATGATCGAAGGCTTCGGGAACAAGATTCCCGAAGAGCAGATGGCCGACGCTCTGATGTTCGGCCACAAGGTCATCAAGGAACTCTGCCAGCTCCAAAAGGATCTCGTCGCCAAGATTGACAAGAAGCCGGTCGAGTTCAAGAAGCCCGCCGACAACCCGTTCGCCGGCGTCGTGAAGACCGAAGCGTACGAGCAGATCAAGGCGGCCCGCCAGAACCCGAAGAAGTCCGAGCGCTCCGCCGCGACCGCCAAGGTCAAGGAAGCCCTCGTCGAGAAGTACTTCCCGAACAAGACGACCGCCCTGGAAGACGGCCGGACCGTCGACCAGCTGAAGGCCGCCTTCTCGGACCTCGATCACCACGTCTGCCGCGAGCTGACCCTCAGCGGCAACCGTCTCGACGGCCGCCCGCTGAACCAGCTCCGCAACGTCAACTGCGACGTCTCGGTCATCCCCCGCGTCCACGGCTCGTCCCTCTTCACCCGCGGTGAAACGCAGTCGCTCTGCACGATCGTCCTCGGCACCGTCCGCGACCAGCAGCGGAACGACTCGCTGTACGGCGAGCAGTCCAAGGGCTTCATGCTCGAGTACAACTTCCCGTCGTACTCGGTCGGCGAATGCCGCCCGATCCGCGGACCGGGACGCCGGGAAATCGGCCACGGTGCCCTCGCCGAGCGGTCGCTCGCCTGGGTCCTGCCGAAGGCGGACGCGTTCCCCTACACGGTCAAGGTCATTTCGGACATCACCGAGTCGAACGGCTCGAGCTCGATGGCCAGCGTGTGCAGCGGGACCCTGGCCATGATGGACGCGGGGATCCCGCTCCAGCAGCCGGTGGCCGGGATCTCGATCGGCCTCGTCAAAGAAGGAAGCAAGTACGTCCTCCTGACCGACATCATCGGGGACGAAGACCACTTCGGCGATATGGACTTCAAGATCGCCGGGACGCCGCACGGCATCACCGGGATTCAGCTCGACCTGAAGATCGACGGGATCAACGAAGAGATCATCCGGGCGACCCTGGCTCAGGCCCGCGAAGCCCGCCGCGAGCTCCTCAAGATCATGCTGACCACGATCCGCCGTCCGCGGACCGAACTCTCGGCCAGTGCGCCGCGGGTCCTCAGCACGAAGATCGATCCGGAGAAGATCGGCCTCCTCATCGGCCCGGGGGGCAAGACGATCCGCGCCATGCAGGAAGAGACCCAGACGACGATCGACGTCGTCGACGACGGGACGGTCACGATCGCCGGTGCCAACAAGCAGGCGTGCGACGCCGCCATGGCCCGCCTCGAGGCCCTGACCGAAGAGATCAAGGTCGGCCGCGTCTACATGGGGACCGTCAGCTCGATCAAGGACTTCGGAGCCTTCATCGAGATCGCTCCGGGCAAGGACGGCCTGTGCCACATCAGCGAGCTGGCCGAAGGCTACGTCAAGTCGGTCCACGACGTGGTCAAGGTCGGCGACAAGCTGGAGGTCAAGGTGATCGCCGTCGACGAGCAGAACCGCGTCAAGCTCTCGCACAAGGCGCTCCTGGCCGACCGCAAGGAAGACTGA
- a CDS encoding phosphoesterase gives MTSPVQPVDSVEHVLVTPTLLFHQVGVFQGFTADAARYLDVLLDPSYTSYRPRSEVEVDPSYKQLIPYCIFRCEGKIFHYRRGKLQGDGRLRSKRSVGIGGHISSDDQHAVESVYREAMRREIAEEVFLESAFREECVGLINDDLTEVGRVHLGIVHIFDLEAPKVRPREESIIESGFAEPAELIRSRDEFETWSQICLDYLMK, from the coding sequence ATGACTTCTCCCGTTCAGCCCGTCGATTCCGTCGAGCACGTTCTCGTGACGCCGACGCTTCTCTTTCATCAGGTCGGAGTCTTCCAGGGCTTCACGGCGGACGCGGCGCGGTACCTCGACGTGCTGCTCGATCCCTCCTACACGAGCTACCGGCCCCGCTCGGAAGTCGAAGTCGACCCCAGCTACAAGCAGCTCATTCCGTACTGCATCTTCCGCTGCGAAGGGAAGATTTTTCACTACCGCCGCGGCAAGCTGCAGGGGGACGGACGTCTCCGCAGCAAGCGGTCGGTCGGGATTGGCGGGCACATCTCGTCGGACGACCAGCACGCCGTCGAGTCGGTTTACCGGGAGGCGATGCGGCGGGAAATTGCCGAAGAGGTGTTCCTGGAGTCCGCCTTCCGCGAAGAATGCGTGGGGCTCATCAATGACGACTTGACGGAAGTGGGCCGGGTCCATTTGGGAATTGTTCACATTTTTGATCTGGAAGCGCCCAAAGTTCGCCCCCGTGAAGAGTCGATCATAGAGTCAGGATTCGCAGAACCCGCAGAGTTGATCCGGAGTCGGGACGAATTCGAGACCTGGTCGCAGATCTGTCTCGATTACCTCATGAAGTGA